In the genome of Drosophila yakuba strain Tai18E2 chromosome 3R, Prin_Dyak_Tai18E2_2.1, whole genome shotgun sequence, one region contains:
- the LOC6539854 gene encoding uncharacterized protein LOC6539854 has protein sequence MSATMSEESRTSASRMLRSGPSRVVESAMIGDGPHVRRPRHNNPNQPIAMATDQRSRASTTRRNNFLRKVSLQRTLAFCNRIRSFGGPASRFGCLLQSDSGMRRELRSNIHWPMMENLFEFATCNNEELHERKLFADQRHWGRAQLHFQHYLGMRHRHHHNLRSFSLEFDLRPGNMKSIYDVLYGMGLKETLRLAFNEVLHLH, from the coding sequence ATGTCCGCGACTATGAGCGAAGAATCCAGAACCAGTGCTTCCAGAATGTTGAGGTCTGGTCCGTCCCGCGTCGTAGAAAGCGCGATGATTGGGGATGGTCCGCACGTGCGACGACCACGTCACAACAACCCAAACCAGCCAATTGCAATGGCGACAGATCAACGGTCCCGAGCATCAACAACCCGGCGAAATAACTTTCTGAGGAAAGTGAGCCTGCAACGCACCCTGGCGTTCTGCAACAGAATAAGGAGCTTTGGAGGCCCAGCGTCCAGATTTGGTTGCCTTTTGCAATCGGACTCCGGAATGAGACGGGAACTGCGTAGCAATATCCATTGGCCGATGATGGAGAACTTGTTTGAGTTCGCTACTTGTAATAATGAAGAGCTCCATGAAAGGAAATTGTTCGCAGATCAACGCCACTGGGGACGGGCTCAACTGCATTTCCAGCATTATCTAGGAATGCGACACCGCCATCACCACAATCTGAGATCATTCTCCCTGGAATTCGATCTAAGGCCCGGAAACATGAAGTCCATTTACGACGTGCTTTATGGCATGGGTCTCAAAGAGACCTTGAGGCTGGCCTTCAACGAGGTGCTCCACTTGCACTAG
- the LOC6539852 gene encoding nuclear RNA export factor 1 — protein MLRSCPVLNPLKINPRYKHTGGEQDTAEDSGALFTFFVDSYDVASALFRRGWLDNRVWLKVSDQMPKIWINAFFRLRLTRVLLDRYNQDEHRLDLTLFYKDEALDRDFCALAESHCLSTVLGIVGREMPELEVLILDRNHLTNLWAFSLMEHRFPRLQSISLRQNNIGNVNSLRVFQFLPLTELNLQNNPLPAGYEREVRDIWPSLQVLNEIQVTPDPKIIQLF, from the exons ATGTTGCGAAGCTGCCC AGTTCTGAACCCCTTGAAGATAAATCCGCGGTATAAGCACACAGGCGGAGAACAGGATACGGCTGAGGACTCTGGCGCCCTCTTCACGTTCTTCGTAGACAGTTACGACGTTGCAAGTGCTTTGTTTCGCCGTGGATGGCTGGATAATCGGGTCTGGTTGAAGGTCAGTGACCAAATGCCCAAGATCTGGATTAACGCATTCTTTAGGCTGCGGTTGACAAGAGTGCTGTTGGATAGGTATAATCAGGATGAGCACCGCTTGGATCTCACGCTGTTTTATAAAGATGAGGCCTTGGATAGAGACTTTTGCGCCCTCGCGGAATCTCACTGTTTGAGCACGGTGCTCGGGATTGTAGGGAGGGAAATGCCGGAGCTAGAGGTTCTGATTTTGGATAGGAATCACCTGACCAATCTGTGGGCCTTTTCACTAATGGAGCATCGCTTTCCCCGACTTCAGAGCATATCTTTGAGACAGAACAATATCGGAAACGTGAATTCGTTGCGGGTTTTCCAGTTTCTTCCCCTGACCGAACTGAACCTCCAGAACAATCCTTTGCCCGCCGGTTACGAAAGGGAAGTCCGAGATATTTGGCCAAGTTTGCAGGTGCTCAACGAAATACAAGTGACCCCCGACCCgaaaattatacaattattttaa
- the LOC6539851 gene encoding vegetative cell wall protein gp1: MANRNLVKVFLLVALLGLSLMPFCQAHPKRGRKRAFGVGLLGGALAGAVIGNVVAKSHQAPAAAPAAPVAVVHHHYPPAAPVAPAPAAQPDPKKMTVVETGQPDANGCYTQTIREPNSSNPKTYTETQHLICPTLQLANQPAPAIAPSVAQVPVMPQPSPVFPAGSQSVVPAHVVPAAPAGAPVPIAPAAPVVPVAPAAPAAVPLAPGSPVAVHPAAPAIAHPAAVPVAPIASPVQQSPGQPQVILLSKKTVYYPKKRSSAPTLNIPQGVLAMVVIFYSIKAFTY; encoded by the exons ATGGCTAATCGCAATCTGGTTAAAGTTTTTCTGTTAGTGGCATTACTTGGCTTGAGTCTTATGCCATTTTGTCAGGCGCATCCAAAACGTGGTCGTAAGCGAGCCTTTG GTGTTGGTCTGTTGGGCGGAGCTTTAGCTGGCGCTGTCATAGGCAATGTTGTGGCCAAGTCTCATCAGGCTCCCGCTgccgctcctgctgctcctgtaGCCGTAGTGCATCACCACTATCCGCCGGCTGCTCCTGTAGCCCCTGCTCCGGCAGCCCAGCCAGATCCCAAAAAGATGACTGTCGTCGAAACTGGCCAACCCGACGCCAATGGGTGCTACACACAAACTATTCGCGAACCCAATTCCAGCAATCCAAAGACCTACACGGAGACACAGCACCTGATATGTCCCACGCTGCAGCTGGCCAACCAGCCGGCACCAGCGATCGCTCCCAGCGTTGCCCAGGTTCCTGTAATGCCGCAGCCCTCGCCAGTTTTCCCTGCAGGATCTCAATCAGTTGTTCCGGCTCATgttgttcctgctgctccagctggaGCTCCAGTTCCTATTGCTCCAGCTGCCCCTGTGGTTCCTgttgctccagctgctcctgctgctgttcctcTCGCTCCTGGCTCCCCTGTAGCAGTTCATCCTGCTGCCCCCGCGATCGCCcatcctgctgctgttccAGTGGCTCCGATTGCTTCCCCAGTTCAGCAGAGTCCTGGCCAGCCACAGGTCATCCTGCTCTCGAAGAAAACCGTGTACTATCCCAAAAAGCGATCATCTGCGCCCACCCTCAATATTCCGCAAGGCGTGCTAGCCATGGTAGTGATTTTCTACTCTATTAAGGCTTTTAcatattaa